In Mangifera indica cultivar Alphonso chromosome 1, CATAS_Mindica_2.1, whole genome shotgun sequence, a single genomic region encodes these proteins:
- the LOC123215239 gene encoding uncharacterized protein LOC123215239, producing the protein MSEFLSSIPLSSSLCVTKFGTLSTKLRLNNANVRNGKLQFFMCGFKPTTSKNGSQNRDMFAEFVFKEKVGMGSSTVENGREIVELKEEKKSRKGEDENSVGLERPRLRRGRQVLRRSNMLAKQVISIQSAVSLGFVSQLWVDTASWIVLVVEVRPNLLSGESERFLLEDVSQVGDVVLVEDETVTETDFKMVGLDTLVGYRVVTPGRRNIGKVRGYSFNINSGTVESLELDSFGISIIPSSLVSTYALLVEDVLEVAADTVVVHEAAASHIQRLTKGLWDNQNPGTLTEEVGEYAEFERHGKFDDDRGTRRGFRRKKSHPKKREAEDDWELPMDYL; encoded by the exons ATGAGTGAGTTCTTAAGCTCAATCCctctttcatcttctctttGTGTCACCAAGTTTGGAACTTTATCTACTAAATTGAGACTAAACAATGCAAATGTTAGAAATGGCAAGTTGCAGTTTTTTATGTGCGGTTTTAAACCCACCACAAGCAAAAATGGCAGCCAAAACCGGGACATGTTTGCTGAATTCGTGTTCAAGGAAAAGGTAGGTATGGGCTCTTCTACTGttgaaaatggaagagaaatAGTTGAATTgaaggaagagaagaagagcCGAAAGGGTGAAGATGAGAATAGTGTTGGTTTAGAAAGACCAAGGTTGAGAAGAGGAAGACAAGTATTGAGGAGATCCAATATGTTAGCTAAGCAAGTCATCAGTATTCAGTCTGCTGTTTCTTTAGGTTTTGTCTCTCAACTTTGGGTGGACACAGCTTCT TGGATTGTATTGGTAGTCGAAGTGAGGCCAAACTTACTTTCTGGTGAATCTGAAAGGTTTCTTCTTGAGGATGTTAGCCAG GTAGGTGATGTTGTGCTTGTTGAGGATGAGACAGTGACAGAAACTGATTTCAAAATGGTTGGACTTGATACATTG GTTGGATACAGAGTTGTAACTCCAGGTCGGCGAAACATTGGGAAG GTGCGGGGATATTCTTTCAACATTAATTCAGGGACTGTTGAATCACTCGAGCTTGATTCATTTGGGATATCTATAATTCCATCAAGTTTG GTCAGTACTTATGCTTTACTTGTAGAAGATGTGCTCGAAGTTGCAGCTGACACTGTTGTTGTTCATGAAGCTGCTGCCTCTCATATACAAAGGCTAACAAAG GGTCTTTGGGACAACCAGAATCCAGGAACTTTGACAGAAGAAGTTGGAGAATATGCAGAGTTTGAGAGGCATGGTAAATTTGATGATGATCGAGGCACGCGGAGAGGTTTCAGAAGGAAGAAATCCCACCCAAAAAAGAGAGAAGCAGAGGATGATTGGGAGCTTCCAATGGATTACTTATGA
- the LOC123215231 gene encoding serine/threonine-protein kinase AtPK2/AtPK19-like encodes MVSSQLPGLTNTCVGKALQKLFFPVNSADDAESENFELDFSDVFGPVPVQTSAQLSFGDSGNSVFDAAGVSEIIYEDPVVIYTRSHSLFGPSSCVGESLKLSKLTLRETQDSEELLDCVEGDTIKEFEESSIDEVVSNDELLENVNGCSRKVLSVGIEDFEVLKVVGQGAFGRVYQVRKKHTSEIYAMKVMRKDKIMENNHAKYMKAERDILTKIDHPFIVQLKYSFQTKYKLYLVLDFINGGHLFFQLYRQGLFREDLARIYAAEIVSAVSHLHSKGIMHRDLKPENILLDADGHAMLTDFGLAKQFDENTRSNSMCGTIEYMPPEIILGKGHDKAVDWWSVGILLYEMLTGKPPFIGGNKQKVQQKIVKDKIKLPAFLSSEAHSLLKGLLQKEPGKRLGSGPRGSEEIKQHKWFKSVNWKKLEAREIQPSFHPDVAGKHCIANFDKQWTEMPLLDSPAASPKNNINPFVDFTYVRSADPFLHSSSPHSSFVSSSD; translated from the exons ATGGTTTCCTCTCAGTTACCTGGTTTGACTAATACCTGCGTGGGCAAAGCACTCCAAAAGCTATTTTTTCCTGTGAACTCTGCAGATGATGCTGAGTCTGAAAATTTTGAGCTGGACTTCTCTGATGTATTTGGTCCTGTTCCAGTTCAGACATCGGCTCAATTAAGTTTTGGTGATTCGGGAAATTCTGTGTTTGATGCAGCTGGAGTGAGTGAGATAATTTATGAAGACCCAGTTGTCATCTACACCCGATCACATTCTCTGTTTGGCCCCTCTTCTTGTGTTGGTGAATCATTGAAATTGAGCAAGCTCACTCTACGTGAGACACAGGATTCAGAGGAGCTACTGGACTGTGTTGAGGGCGATACCATCAAAGAATTTGAGGAATCCTCCATTGATGAGGTTGTTTCCAATGATGAGCTTCTTGAAAATGTCAATGGATGTTCTAGGAAGGTCCTTAGTGTAGGCATTGAGGATTTTGAAGTTTTGAAGGTTGTTGGGCAGGGTGCATTTGGAAGGGTGTATCAGGTGAGGAAGAAGCATACGTCAGAAATATATGCAATGAAGGTTATGCGGAAGGACAAGATTATGGAGAATAATCATGCTAAATACATGAAAGCTGAGAGGgatattttgacaaaaatagATCACCCATTTATTGTGCAGCTCAAATATTCATTCCAA accaaatataaattatacCTTGTGCTAGATTTCATAAATGGAGGACACCTTTTTTTCCAGCTCTACCGCCAAGGCCTTTTCAG AGAGGACCTGGCACGTATATATGCTGCTGAGATTGTTTCTGCTGTTTCCCACCTTCATTCAAAGGGCATAATGCATAGGGATCTTAAACCTGAAAATATTCTTCTGGATGCCGATGGCCAT GCAATGCTTACTGATTTTGGCTTAGCAAAACAATTTGATGAAAATACAAGATCAAACTCTATGTGTGGAACAATTGAATATATGCCACCTGAAATTATTCTTGGAAAGGGCCATGACAAGGCTGTAGACTGGTGGAGTGTGGGAATCCTATTGTATGAGATGCTCACTGGGAAG CCTCCTTTTATTGGTGGGAACAAGCAAAAAGTCCAGCAAAAGATAGTTAAGGATAAGATCAAGCTGCCAGCATTTTTGTCCAGTGAAGCACACTCTCTATTGAAAGGG CTACTACAGAAGGAACCTGGCAAGCGCCTTGGTAGTGGACCTAGAGGAAGTGAGGAAATTAAGCAACACAAGTGGTTCAAATCAGTCAACTGGAAGAAATTGGAAGCAAGAGAAATCCAACCCAGTTTTCATCCGGATGTTGCAGGGAAGCACTGCATTGCTAACTTTGACAAGCAGTGGACTGAGATGCCACTTTTGGATTCTCCAGCTGCATCTCCAAAGAACAATATAAACCCCTTTGTTGACTTTACTTATGTGAGGTCTGCGGATCCATTCCTTCATAGTAGTAGCCCCCATTCCAGCTTTGTATCATCCTCAGATTGA